Below is a genomic region from Telmatobacter sp. DSM 110680.
CGGTCTCGATCGCTGGGGATGTCCGGTTTGCCCGTCTCTGCGTGCTCATTGAACCCAATCCTGCCCGGCGCTCGGCCCAACCAGGACCTTGACCGGATTTTGCATCCTCTTCAATGACTTGCGCCGAGCCTGCCAATCGAATCCGCCGAATCTCGTTAATGCGGCTAAATCCAAAGGTGGCCATCGGGACCAGGCATCTCTGACGATGCTTGAAGTACTTACAAACTTTGCTCCTGCGGTCCGGAAAATCCCGGCGGTCCCCAGGAGGTTGTTACCTTGCAATCTTGCCTTCGGCCACTAAGACCGGAGTTCTAATTTACGAACCGGCGCATGCGCACGTTCATGACTACGCCCAGCGCGAGGAATGTAAATAACACCGAAGATCCGCCGTAACTCATTAACGGTAAAGGGATTCCGGTGACTGGCATAAAGCCAATGACCATGCCAACGTTGACCGCGATCTGGAAGGTCAACACAGCCACGATCCCCATAATAATCAGGGATCCAGGCAGGTCTGCGGCTGTTTGAGCGTTTTGAATCAAACGCATCAATATGAGGAAGTATAGCAGCAGCACAAACACCGCGCCCACGAACCCGTGCTCTTCACTGAAGGCGGCAAAGATGAAGTCAGCATGCGGGATCGGAATGAAAGCCCCCTGTGTCTGCGAGCCCTTCTCTGCACCCTTGCCCCATATACCGCCGGCGCCCACCGCTATTTTTGCCTGCAGCACCTGGTACCCAGCTCCTTTGGGGTCGTTGTCGGGATTGATAAACCCTGTCAAACGAGCCTTCTGGTAGGGCTTCAACACCTTGCCGCTATTCCAGGCTCCGACCACCAGCACCAGACCAGCCGTTGTTAAGATCGTGGCCTGCTTCAGATTGATTCCGCCCAGAAACAGTCCGGCAATCAACACCGGCGTGTAGGTAAGTGCTGTACCCATGTCTGGTTGTGCCAGCACTAGCAGCATCGGAACGCCTACCAGCGCGAACGCTTTGAAGATTTCCTTCCACGTAAGATTCTTGCCGCCGAGATTCGCAAAATACCGCGCGACCACCAAGATAAGAATCAGCTTCACCCATTCGGAAGGCTGAAAGTGCATCGGCCCAATCTTGATCCACCGCCGCGCGCCCAGTACCTTGGTCCCCACCAGTTTCACCGCTACGAGTGCAACCAAGCAGACACCGTAGGCCCATGGAACCCAGTCGATAAGTTTGTGATAGTCGATCAGGGAGAACAGGAACATCGCCACCACGCCACCGAGTATCCAGTAGATCTGCTTGGTGTGAAACCCGACATACTTTGTGTGCAGCGTTGCGGAGTAGATCTCCAGTACGGAGATCGTGCAGAGCAGCGAAATAACCCCGAACAGCGTCCAGTCGAAATCGCGGAAGCTCATGATGCGGCGCATCGGGCTCATTGTGCTTTCACCTGGGTAGATTTCCCTGGAAGCGCTGGCGAGGCTAGCTTCGCAGACTCGGGTCCGGCCTGGACGGGTGCGCCGATTTTTGGGGCCTGTTTCTTTGCGGACTGTGTCTGAACATTCTGCGGGGTCTGCTGTAATGCGCCATTCGGTCCAACTACGAATTTACCCGCATGCAGCTTTGCAGTTGCTTCGCCCTTTCCTTCTGCTGTCGTGTTGGGAGTCGTCCACACCGCGCTCACTTCCACCGGGCGGGGCGCAGTCTTTTGCGGCTGCAGGTTGTTGGCAAGACGGCGCTGCTTTTCAACGTAAGCCGAAACCACTCGGGCACCGATCCGTGCGGCAAACCAGCTCTTGTTGCCGTTCTGCCACAGTACGGCAACCACAAGCTCCGGATTTCTTGTAGGCGTTACACCCACGAACCACACGTTCGGATTCGTATTCCGCCCTTTGGCGGTCTTGTCCAAAGCTTCGTGACTCATGACCTGCGCGGTGCCAGTCTTGCCGCCAAAGTCGATGCCTTCCAAGTGTTCCCCGCCGGCGGTGTGGAAAGCGCCGGGCTGCGTGACTTGGGCCATGCCATCCGTAATCGTGAGCCAATTTTCAGGATCGATAGGGATATTCACTTCGCCTGACCCCGGCAAGTTATCAATCAGATCTTTGTGAAAATCCGCCGGAAGCTGATCCGGAGCCACGACATGCGGCCGCACCAGATGACCACCCGATGCTATGCCGCCGATTATCCGCGCCAGTTGCATCGGCGTTGCTTCCACTGCGCCTTGGCCAATCGAAACGTCCAGCGTCTCGTCGGGATACCACTTGCGGTGATAGTTCTTCATCAGCCAGTGCGTACCGGGCATCAGCCCCGCCTGCTCGCCAGGAAGGTCGATCCCGGTCTTCTGGCCATATCCAAACTCCGTCGCGTACTTGGTTATGCGGTCGATCCCCAGTCTGTCGCCAAGCTGGTAATAATATGTGTCGCACGAGTAGGGAATCGCATTGTGAAT
It encodes:
- the rodA gene encoding rod shape-determining protein RodA; the protein is MRRIMSFRDFDWTLFGVISLLCTISVLEIYSATLHTKYVGFHTKQIYWILGGVVAMFLFSLIDYHKLIDWVPWAYGVCLVALVAVKLVGTKVLGARRWIKIGPMHFQPSEWVKLILILVVARYFANLGGKNLTWKEIFKAFALVGVPMLLVLAQPDMGTALTYTPVLIAGLFLGGINLKQATILTTAGLVLVVGAWNSGKVLKPYQKARLTGFINPDNDPKGAGYQVLQAKIAVGAGGIWGKGAEKGSQTQGAFIPIPHADFIFAAFSEEHGFVGAVFVLLLYFLILMRLIQNAQTAADLPGSLIIMGIVAVLTFQIAVNVGMVIGFMPVTGIPLPLMSYGGSSVLFTFLALGVVMNVRMRRFVN